ATTTTCTAGTAATCGAAGTGTAAAATGCATGTGAATTGGGCTGGAGTATATGCACTACTCTCATCCTACTGACCTGGTAGAGGCAGTTATGATTTGGTTAGATTACACATGTTTGTATATATATGGAGCTTAAATATGAAGTTTATCATATAAATATTGAACTCTGTTTGATTCAGTATTACAATTCATTCTCTCAAtcccgtttttttttttcttattcttttGCTTTTCTTCATTTACCCCTTACTCTGGAGTGATTTCCAATTTCCATTAATAAAGCTAATTTTTAGTCAATGAGATATATGTGCAAGGGGATACTTGAACTGGAACATAGATGATTCACCAAAAGAAATTCTTCTTGGTTGGTTTGAGAATGAAGTTGAAAATGGTGGTCTCTATTATGTGAGAGATACTCTATATTTTCCTCCAGATGCAGGTAATAATCATTGGAAGCTTAATTATTAAAGTAGTTCTGTCTTGTTAAATATGCTAGAAGCTTGAAAAACGTCTTCATATTTTGGTCAGATTTCATTATTTCAGACTAAAATACGTGGTTGAACAAGTTTTCACTCAAGACTGGATCACAAGCACTGAGTTTGGAACTAACATTTTGTTTCATGAAGTGTTGCTTTTCCTAAAAGATATTTGATCAATGGTTGAAACTTAATTATGATCATGTTGTGCATTGAACCCTTGCGTGTTGAAAAAAGGGTCTATTATTGGTTGCCTTACCTTGCATTTGCGAGAGGATCAGTCCACAACTTGAACTTATGATCTCCTAGTAGTAGTCACATGGCAGCAACTGGTCACAAGGttgtataagaatttctctATGCCTCTGGTTGGTTGGAGAATATATTAGCTGACCGAACTGAGTCTAAAGAAGATTTCTCAATTATATTGTTCCTTCCCTCCTATGATAAGGTTGCAATTAATATTTGCAACAAAGGTCATACTTTATTAACTAAATCTACTCCTTTCTGGCATGACTTGCACTTCACTGTGAACATTGTTGGGTTTTGTTCTTCTGTTCAAATAAGTTGAAAGTTTGATGAATTTTTCAGGATCTGGCCTAAAGGGACTTGCTCTCTTCTAATGCAACCACTGTTACAAGTTTCTATTGATAGTGCTATTGGCTTGCAAAAACCTTTGGGAGTTTTTCTGCTTTTAATATTTAAGACAGAGCCTGGCTTGCAGCTGTTGCAAGCACTTGATAGTTATTCTAATTCCAATTAATGTTGCCATAATCTGTCTTACCTTGTTGTGTTGTTCATCTCCAATATCTTTCCTTTACATAAACACTAGTTGATTCCACTAGCAGGTTAGCTTTGATAGTTAATTTGTCATCATATTAAAAGCCTTAATCTTGGGTCATATTCAGAAAGTTTTCTAAGGTACGTTGATGAGCATGTAATGTTAAAACCAGAACAAATTTTCTGATATATATACCCTAGTTGATTTCTGATATATATACCCTAGTTGATCTTTGGGACCAACACACCTACTTTCTCACATTTCACTAAGCACTTATTTTCCATTGTCATCGCTGCCATGGCTTCCAAAACTCTACTCCACATTACTTCATTTGCATTGGCATTGCTTCTTGTGCTTGGATTCTTAGCTTTTGAGGCCAATGCTCGCACTCTCGAAGATGCTTCAATGCATGAGAGGCATCAGCAATGGATGACTCAGTATGGAAAAGTTTACAAGGACTCTTACGAGATGGAGTTGCGGTACCAGATATTCAAAGAAAATGTGAAACGCATCGAAGCCTTTAACAATGCTGGAAACAAGTCTTACAAGCAAGGCATCAACCAATTTGCTGATCTCACAAATGAGGAATTCAAAGCCAGAAACAGATTCAAGGGTCACATGTGCTCCAATTCTACAAGGACACCAACATTTAAGTATGAACATGTGACATCCGTGCCAGCTTCATTAGATTGGAGGTAGAAAGGAGCTGTCACACCCATTAAGGACCAAGGCCAATGTGGTATGTTTTTTATGGTTCTTTGAAATAAAACTCACATAAATCAATAGTTAATTGTATGTTTCCTGATTAACTTTGCCTTTGTAATTCATTATTTAGGATGTTGCTGGGCATTTTCTGCTGTGGCAGCAACAGAAGGTATCACCAAGCTGAGTACTGGCAAATTGATCTCTTTATCCGAGCAAGAGCTAGTTGATTGTGACACAAAGGGTGTGGACCAAGGTTGTGAAGGGGGTCTAATGGATGATGCCTTCAAATTTATAATGCAAAACAAAGGACTCAACACAGAAGCCAAGTACCCATACAAGGGTGTTGATGCAACATGCAATGCAAATGCAGAAGCCAAAGATGCAGCCAGCATTAAGGGGTTTGAGGATGTCCCTGCCAACAGTGAGAGTGCACTGCTCAAAGCTGTTGCTAATCAACCTATTTCTGTGGCTATTGATGCTAGTGGATCTGagtttcaattttattcaagtGGTGTCTTCACTGGATCATGTGGCACTGAATTGGATCATGGTGTCACTGCTGTTGGGTATGGAAGTGATGGTGGAACCAAATATTGGTTGGTCAAGAATTCATGGGGAGAACAGTGGGGCGAACAAGGATACATTAGGATGCAGAGAGATGTTGCTGCTGAAGAAGGCTTGTGCGGCATTGCAATGCAGGCTTGTTACCCCACTGCATAGTTGTTAAACTTTAATACTAAACTATGTGTAATAGTAATGGGTTTGTATAGCTTACAAGAAATTATAGGTCCAAACCTTGTATCACTATTGTATATGTAATTATATTTGTATGTGTTTAATATCTATACAAAAAGGTAACTTATACTTTATTTTGCTCAGTTCCCGCAAATCAATTCGGGTGCATTAAATTGAACCTTATATTATATCTGCATTATTTggagtagggatggcaatggaaGGATTTGAGTGGGAGGATTATAGTTGTAAGAAATAATTCATAACCAAGAGATCAACTAAGACcttaacaaaattaaagaacaaatcaagtGAAGAGCAAACCTCATACATCCATTTTTATTATCTACACCCGCAGTCTCACTTTTATTCTTAAAAATTTTAAGAGAACTCTTTTTTAGcgtttgcttttttttttttgtcttaactAAGATATCCTCACAATTAGTTAGTTGAGACTAATTTATCGCCTCACAATCAACACATTAAACAGTAGGGGGTTGATCAATGAGTTTTTTTATCATTCGCAAGATTTTTTAAGGGACGAAATCTGAACCACTACTAACAAAAGAGGCAAGCAACATCTATTTCTGCCCGATtaggaaaaataaacaaaagaacTACAACACTAACAAATCCCTAGTCAATAAGGGTAAAACTAAATCAATAGGAGTCACACTAAATCCGTCATAGCACATTAAGACTCTGCGCCTTCTCCTGCCAAGCAATCCGCAGGTGCATTGGCTTCACGAGGCACATGTTAGAGCAAAAGGTGCAAATCCAGCAAAGCACTACCACACACAAGAAAATCAAACCCGTTATAAGAACTTTTTTTGTCAATTAAAAAtgtttaaaagaaaatttgaGCCCAGgcctatgaaaaaaaaaacggcCCAATGAGTTACTGTGTTTCCCAAAACGCACCGTTTCTTGTTCGGACATTTACATCatgtgaaaaacaaaacaacaaacattagGAAGTGAAGCAAAGAAACCTGGTACTACTAGTAGTAGTGAAGAAGCCACTCACCGCCGTTGGGTAATGGCCGGCAAAGCTGGAGCCACTCCGGCGACATACTCGCCGTCTCCGACCACCGATAAGAAGAAAACTTCTCTCATCAAGGAAGATTGGGTCCGACCCGATGGCCGCGGCTTCCACCAGTGCAGACCTGCCTGTAATGCAATTACTTGCAACCCTAATGACATTTGGTTCATCACAatagtttatttgtttattaaTCTTTGTTTCATTCAGCATAGTGTAAGGTTTTTATATGTAAATGTAATGTATATAGTTTATACTCTATAGTTGTTTCTGATACAGGAAGTGGACAGTTTCTATTATGCTGATTGCATGATTGATTATGTACGTAAGGGTCTAATTGCATGAATTTTGAGGTGCATGTGATTATGTGAAGTCATGGAAGAAGATTAGATAACTTTGATTGTGTTTTAGATGCACTATTTTATGGTTAAAGCACACTAATATTTGGTGACTTGCAGTTTTCAGGACTGGTGCTGTGAATGCTGCATCAGGATCTGCTTATGCTGAGTTTGGAAACACAAAAGTCATTGTATCTGTGTGAGTGCTTTCTTTTAAGTTTGCACTTCAATCACCTTGTTGTAGAATCCTGTTTTTGTTTGTTATGTTTTTCTTCCTAATgtgagttttatttatttatttgtatttGTTAATTTAGTTTTGGGCCGAGAGAAAGCAAGAAGGCCATGCTGTACAGTGATGTAGGGCGTCTGAATTGCAATGTCAGCTATACAACGTTTGCAACTCCAGTTCGTGGACAGGTATATAAAATGTTTATTCTTGTAATTTTTGCATTATTCTACTTCTTGGATATATCAAGTAGCTTTTAATATCTTATATCTCACAAAGTTAGGGTTCAGACCACAAAGATTACTCTGCGATGCTTGATAAAGCTTTGGGGGGTGCAATAATATTGGAATCTTTCCCCAAGACGACTGTGGATGTTTTTGCACTGGTGCTGGAATCTGGCGGAAGTAAGCTtaaattttcatatttggtttcaTATGTAATTCATCATGATATTGTTTTCTAGGGTTTGAATTGTAAGGGAAAAAATGTGCTGCCTGAATGTATATTAGAAGAAATACAATAGAAAAGGAAGTCTAAGTTTATAGTTATTTTTGTGTTACCTTGTCATTCAATGATTGCTTTGCTTCAATTGGTGTTGGAAGAGGCATTTTGCATTAGCATATATTTGTTTGGTACTTTGGTTAACTACGAGGTGTGATTCAGTTGGTACTTGGTAGCCTAAGCTACACAGCAGTGAAGTTCACCCGCTATGCAGGTGTTTGAATCTCAATAGACACACCTTGTGGTCAAAGTGACAACATGGGGCACCTGAGTGGGGACCATTCCCACACTTTTAGGTGTTGGGATAGCTCATGGGAAACAAAAACTGTAGTTTCTTTGGTGCAATTAGTTTAATCCATATATTATTCGACAGAGGCAGCTATGTACATAAGGGGTTACAAAATATGCTGTTGTGTACATATGGTGCCCCTGCTTCTttccctccccccccccccgtaCCCCCACCCCATAAGTGAGCTGTTTTTATGGACACTTTAAACGTAAATATTATGAAAGAGATAGTCTTTTTGGTAGTCTGGTTCTTAGAGAACTTGATAGAGATGCAGCTACATCCTTTGGATTTTATAATTGGAAGAGAGTAATAATGAATTATTCTGCTTAATATTTGGATCCGTTAGAGTTACACTTTAGTTGAATATCTAAGCAAAAAATGTTCTACCTGATTTTGGAGGGCTCTCGTCGACCTCGGGGTCGTCCTCGTAAATCGGAGAGTGTGGCTCTTGATGTTGCGCCGCAGTCGTCTAGTCCCCCCACTCCTTCCGGCCCGTATTTCACGCGTGCAACGAAAGCTTGGTTTTTGGCAAAGTCCGTAGGCATGTCTTTTCCGGGTAGTGATGAAGAGGCCATTAGAGGGTTGGCAGTGGATCTTAAAGAAAATTTTCCGTATATGCGTTAGGTTTTTTGTGCTGTCTCTTTTGGGTGTGTTTTTGTTCTTTGGGTggttttgtgttttcttttgcttttccaTTCCCGTTGGGTTGTACCTTCctttgatttattgaataatatccattttgctctaaaaaaaatcaataacaagtttattttaaaaaaaaaagttactatTTTTTCCAAGGTATAAGCTTCCCCACTCTATGAATTACTATATCAAATTTAACTTTCCTCTTTTTTTTAGGTAATTTAACTTTCCtctgagtttaaaaaaaaaaagaactttcCTCTGGTGTTTCAAAAAAAGAAGGGTTAAACTTGAAAACCGTCCTTGAACTTTAAGCGAGATTTGatttccgtccctcgccggaaaatctccCTAGAGACGCCCTTAGACTACcttttttgtttggaaaccGTCATTGCCGCCGGTTTACCTCCGGCTGTCGTGCCAAGTTGGCAGTTTTTTGCCTAAGTGGACATGCCACGtaatttcattaaatgacgtttttttttttaaaaaaaaaagctttctCTTTCAGATAATCagatcctcttcctcttgggggttagatttcccaccccactactagatttcacacccctcattttcggatttttaagtTCTGAATTATTTCAGAATTTTATATTCCaaaattaattcgtgatttaTATATTCGGCAGTATAAAATACAATATAACACCTCACTTTTGAGTGGGAAAATACTTCAGATTTTTAAGTTCTAAAACATTTCGGAAATTAAGTTTCCAAAAGTGTtttaagtggggtgacatttctaatgggTGGGGTGACAAATCCAATCCCCCTTCCTCtttcatctttctcttcatcttttgAATTTCCATCCAATCCTCAAACTCACTGGACTTTGGAACCAAAGACGGGATCCAAATCCAACACAAATCCTCAAATCCTCCTAAACCTCAACCTCCACCCATCAGATcggagagaagaggaagagattgAGAGAAATTTGGAGACGACGGTGAGAGATCTAAGATGGTGTCTtgctctccttcttcttcttcttcctcttctccttcttctgggTTTTGGGGAATTTTCTTCTTTACTCTGGTTCTCTAAAAAAGCTTCAAATTTTGGTCAGGCAATGGATGTTTCCAGAAGGGAGGCGCAATGGTGTAGGTGAAGGTTGTTCATTTGTATGAATTTTgtggtattttttttctttctagggTTATTCTGGATTTGGGGTTTCTGGGTTGAGATTATTGGGTTGTGGGCTTGGGATTTTTGAGTTGTTGTTTCTGGATTTGGGATTTGAGAGTGGTGGCGCGGTGTTGTTGGGGTGGTGGTTGGATGGGGTTGCAGTGGGGTGGGGAATTGGGGTTGTTGGAACGTGGTTTCTGGGTTGGATGGTTGTTTCTGGTTTCTGGATTGTTTATGGGTTGGATGGTGGTGTTTTATGAGTTTGTTCTTTTCACTAAATGCTTGGATTTTATGTATCAAGACTAGATTTACATTAAGGTGGTGATGGTGCCGCTGTGTATGTTTTGGTTGCCTTTGTGAAGGAGTGGTTCAAGAAAATCATATATTGAAGAAGCAATATATTGAATGTGGGACATGAAGCAATATATTGAAGAATGAACATTATTTTTTGGGCATTGATGAACACTGATTTTTTGGGCATGGATGAACAttgattttctgattttttggtTTGAGGAAGTTTGAATTTGTGGTTTATATTTTTGGTTGGTGCTTGTTTGTTGGGGTTTTGAAATTGAAGTtttatgatgaagatgatgaaagctttgatggagaaggaggaggttaagatgaatgaagatgataaaatgatgaagattcaaagttttacttatttaatgttaattaatatgttttgtattttaaaaagaaaaaaataaattaattatgatgaggtaaatttataatttaaatgaaaaacaaaaacaaatccaCATGtattcattaattgacatgacacGACACTGCCATATTAGCTCACCGTGACACTTGGGCATGACGGTTGGAGCTCGATCGACGACAAAGATGGTTTCCAAACAAAAAATGTAGTTGGAGGGCGTCcataggaagattttccggcgagggaggaaaatcaaatctcgctcaaagttcagggacggttttcaCATTTATCCCAAAAAAGAAAATCTTTCCTCCTTAGAGAATTTGAGTCCTTGTACAGTGATACTTTAGGCCTTTAGTTTTGTTCGTTTATTTGAGAAACcaaaataaataacattgtGATATAGTGAATAGTTTGAAGAGGTGGGAGTGGTGAACAGTGAATAGCTACATCAACATTTAATTATAGAATGGGACTAAAACTGAAGTAAGTAGTGAGCAAATTCATAATATGTAAATTGTAGGGACCCAAACCAATTTTAAACCTTAACATTTAACAAAATCTGAGTGAGCGAACCACTCAATACTCATCCAAACTCCACACCCAGCGTCAGCAACCTCCGCTTGGCCGCCCCTTCCTTCTTTTCAGTGTTACAATGTTCTTTGTAAGATTAAGGAGCTTTCACTCTTTTCCTAATCTCTCTTTTCTTCGTAActttcactctcactctcagcCCCATTCATTTCACAATCCTGGTGATGCTGTCTCCTTCTTCAATCGCTTACTCCAAATGCATCCTACCCCACCCATCTTCGAATTCGGCAAGGTTTTAACTTTCCTCGTCAAGACGGAGCATTACTCCACCGCTATATCCCTTTCTCGCCAAATGGAATCTAGTGGAATTGCGCCAAACATTGTTACTCTCAGCATTTTGATCAATTGCTACTGCTACCTAGGTCAAATTACTTCAGCCTTTTCTGTACTGGCCAACATTCTCAAGAGAGGTTATCAGCCTGATACCACCACTTTGAATACTCTCATCAAAGGTCTCTGTCTTCACGGCAAGCTCCACAGAGCTCTGCAATTTCATGATGACGTGCTGGCAAAGGGATTTCTGTTGGATCAAGTCAGTTACGGGACCTTGATCAATGGGCTATGTAAAATTGGGGAAACAAGAGCTGCTTTGGAGTTGCTTAGGCAGATTCAAGGGCGAGGGATTAAACCTAATGTGGTAATGTACAGCACCATCATTGATAGCCTGTGTAAAGATAAACTTGTAAGTCATGCTTGCAATTTATTTTCTGAAATGCTTGCCAAGGGAATATCTCCTAATGTTGTCACGTACAGTGCTTTAATATATGGCTTTTGCATTGTTGGTCAATTGAAACAAGCAATTCGTTTGTTAGATGAAATGACTATGAAAAACATCGACCCAAATATTTATACTTATAATATATTGGTCGATGCTTTAGGTAAGGAAGGGAAGGTGAGAGAAGCTAAGAACATGTTAGCTGTGATGATGAAACAGGGTGTGAAACCTAATGTTGTTACTTATAGTTCCTTGATGGATGGGTATTGCCTAGTTAATGAAGTAAGCAAGGCCAAATATATATTCTGCGAAATGGCTCAACGAGGAGAGACTCCAGATGTTCATAGCTACAATATCATAATCAATGGACTATGTAAGATTAAAATGGTTGATGAAGCCTTGAATCTCCTTGCAGAAATGGATTACAAAAAGGTTGTTCCTGATACAGTTACCTACAATTCTCTTATTAATGGTTTATGCAAAACAGAGAGAGTCTCTCATGCTTGGGAGCTCATGGATGAGATGCATGTTAAAGGTCAACCAGCTAATATAATCACTTATAATTCTTTAGTAGATGCATTATGCAAAAGCCATCACTTTGACAAGGCAATTGCATTAATGAAGAAAATCAAAGACCAGGGTATTCAGCCAAATTTATGGACATACAATATACTTATGGATGGACTATGCAAAGCTGGAAGACTTAGGAATGCGCAAGAGATTTTTCAGGTTCTTGTGACTAAAGGCTATCATATAGATGCCGTTACTTATAATGTTATGATCAGTGGGCTTTGTAAAGAAGGCTTGTTTGATGAAGCGTTGGCCTTACTGTCAAAAATGGAAAATGAGGGATGTATTCCAAATGCTATAACTTTTGAAACAATTATTCATTCACTCTTTGAAAAAGGTGAAAATGACAAGGCTGAGAAACTTCTTCGTGAAATGATTGCTAGAGGTCTACTGGAAAAAATTTAGATACACACGGAAAAGGATGATGGACTACACAATGGGCTCACTTTCTCCATAGCTAAAAGTCATGTGTTCTTACTTGTTAGGTTCATTTTGATATTTGATATTGTAACAATAACAATGATTGATTTGTTCATTATGAGTATTGACATAAC
This portion of the Lotus japonicus ecotype B-129 chromosome 3, LjGifu_v1.2 genome encodes:
- the LOC130744993 gene encoding senescence-specific cysteine protease SAG39-like, producing the protein MASKTLLHITSFALALLLVLGFLAFEANARTLEDASMHERHQQWMTQYGKVYKDSYEMELRYQIFKENVKRIEAFNNAGNKSYKQGINQFADLTNEEFKARNRFKGCCWAFSAVAATEGITKLSTGKLISLSEQELVDCDTKGVDQGCEGGLMDDAFKFIMQNKGLNTEAKYPYKGVDATCNANAEAKDAASIKGFEDVPANSESALLKAVANQPISVAIDASGSEFQFYSSGVFTGSCGTELDHGVTAVGYGSDGGTKYWLVKNSWGEQWGEQGYIRMQRDVAAEEGLCGIAMQACYPTA
- the LOC130747269 gene encoding exosome complex component RRP41-like, with the protein product MAGKAGATPATYSPSPTTDKKKTSLIKEDWVRPDGRGFHQCRPAFFRTGAVNAASGSAYAEFGNTKVIVSVFGPRESKKAMLYSDVGRLNCNVSYTTFATPVRGQGSDHKDYSAMLDKALGGAIILESFPKTTVDVFALVLESGGSKLKFSYLVSYVIHHDIVF
- the LOC130747268 gene encoding pentatricopeptide repeat-containing protein At1g62670, mitochondrial-like, whose translation is MFFVRLRSFHSFPNLSFLRNFHSHSQPHSFHNPGDAVSFFNRLLQMHPTPPIFEFGKVLTFLVKTEHYSTAISLSRQMESSGIAPNIVTLSILINCYCYLGQITSAFSVLANILKRGYQPDTTTLNTLIKGLCLHGKLHRALQFHDDVLAKGFLLDQVSYGTLINGLCKIGETRAALELLRQIQGRGIKPNVVMYSTIIDSLCKDKLVSHACNLFSEMLAKGISPNVVTYSALIYGFCIVGQLKQAIRLLDEMTMKNIDPNIYTYNILVDALGKEGKVREAKNMLAVMMKQGVKPNVVTYSSLMDGYCLVNEVSKAKYIFCEMAQRGETPDVHSYNIIINGLCKIKMVDEALNLLAEMDYKKVVPDTVTYNSLINGLCKTERVSHAWELMDEMHVKGQPANIITYNSLVDALCKSHHFDKAIALMKKIKDQGIQPNLWTYNILMDGLCKAGRLRNAQEIFQVLVTKGYHIDAVTYNVMISGLCKEGLFDEALALLSKMENEGCIPNAITFETIIHSLFEKGENDKAEKLLREMIARGLLEKI